The sequence AGGTCGTCGATGATCCACGCCTGGCCGTCCCACGACGCCCACACGCCCTGGAACTTGCCCTTGTTCTGCAGGATGAGCGCCTGCATGCCGTTGCGCACGTCGTCGCGCCAGCTCGCGGTGCGCGCCATCGAGTGGCTGCCGAGCACCTTGACCGCCGGGTTCTCGGACAGGACGACGTCGAGTTCCTTGCCGCGGATGCGCGAGGCGACGTTCTGCTCGAAGCGCGCGGTGAGGATCTCGCCGCGGTAGTTCATCTTCGACAGCATGTACAGCGTCGCCTGCGCGCCGTTCACGTAGTCGTTGACCTGGATGTCGAACAGCGAATGCGGGCTCGTGCCCGAGACCACGGTGACGAGCGGGATGCCGGCCTTCTTCACCGCCGCGAACTGCGCGTCGGCCTCGACCGGCTTGCCCATGCACAGGATGAGGCCGTCGACCTTCGCCTGGATCATCGCCTCGATCTGCTCCGCGTGCTTCGGGAGGCTTCCCTC is a genomic window of Burkholderiales bacterium containing:
- a CDS encoding sugar ABC transporter substrate-binding protein, translating into MLRMSIVALFALAAASSANAFKLGIIAFQMSAETHARCSNSAAAEAKKLGWTVQQLNSEGSLPKHAEQIEAMIQAKVDGLILCMGKPVEADAQFAAVKKAGIPLVTVVSGTSPHSLFDIQVNDYVNGAQATLYMLSKMNYRGEILTARFEQNVASRIRGKELDVVLSENPAVKVLGSHSMARTASWRDDVRNGMQALILQNKGKFQGVWASWDGQAWIIDDLLRAQGYKKGDVVMVSVDGGQESYRRIKDPDSLFTATVAIPFESMGAQAVDALNRIVVQKIPKEKVVGGPYLWVDSVLVDASNVDKFLAK